A genome region from Dreissena polymorpha isolate Duluth1 chromosome 16, UMN_Dpol_1.0, whole genome shotgun sequence includes the following:
- the LOC127861412 gene encoding vesicular inhibitory amino acid transporter-like, which produces MFIVSFPYAVQQGGYWAIVAMVAVAYICCYTGKILVQCLYEEDELNRRQRVRSSYVEVAEEVMGKTLGGRVVNCAQIIELLMTCILYVLLCGDLLDGSFPGLINLSAWIVLSTFFLLPCAFLKTLRSVSWLSFWCTVAHMAINAIIIIYCLTKATEWKFADVQIKIDIWTFPISLGIIVFSYTSQIFLPTLEENLIDRKKFSCMMHATHIAAAVFKAVFSYIGFVTFGHNTEEVITNNLPTQTLKIIVNVILVVKALLSYPLPYFAAVDLIETSFFRGRGVTVFPVCWNEENELKIWAILLRFGLVLLTMCLAIWIPYFAILMSLIGSFTGTMLSFVWPCFFHLRLKWYRLRWYEKAADVVIILIGFIFGGIGIFYSAHALSRAIKGLPVDPQNSPIPVAPKIVKPLP; this is translated from the coding sequence ATGTTTATCGTGAGTTTTCCTTACGCTGTCCAGCAAGGCGGGTACTGGGCAATCGTCGCCATGGTAGCAGTCGCTTACATCTGCTGCTACACAGGTAAGATCCTGGTGCAATGTCTCTACGAGGAGGATGAACTCAACCGACGTCAACGCGTGCGCAGTAGTTACGTCGAGGTCGCAGAAGAGGTGATGGGAAAAACGCTGGGCGGACGGGTCGTCAACTGTGCGCAGATCATCGAACTTCTGATGACGTGTATCTTGTACGTTTTACTTTGCGGGGATCTGCTGGATGGTAGCTTTCCTGGCTTGATTAATCTGTCTGCTTGGATTGTACTGAGCACTTTCTTTCTCCTCCCATGCGCGTTCTTGAAGACCCTGCGTAGCGTCTCTTGGCTCAGCTTTTGGTGCACTGTAGCCCACATGGCCATCAATGCAATCATCATTATTTACTGTTTGACCAAAGCTACCGAATGGAAATTCGCTGATGTTCAGATTAAAATAGACATTTGGACATTTCCAATTTCTCTCGGGATTATTGTGTTTAGCTACACATCGCAGATTTTCCTGCCGACGTTAGAAGAAAATTTGATTGACAGAAAGAAGTTCAGTTGCATGATGCACGCGACCCACATCGCCGCAGCCGTGTTCAAGGCCGTCTTTTCCTACATTGGTTTCGTGACCTTTGGACACAACACCGAGGAAGTTATCACCAACAATCTCCCTACACAGACTCTCAAGATCATCGTCAATGTTATTCTGGTAGTCAAGGCTTTGCTGTCATATCCACTGCCGTACTTTGCAGCGGTTGATCTGATCGAGACGTCTTTCTTCCGAGGGCGTGGTGTTACCGTATTCCCAGTTTGCTGGAACGAAGAAAATGAACTGAAAATTTGGGCAATTCTGTTGCGTTTCGGACTGGTGCTCCTCACCATGTGTCTTGCCATATGGATCCCTTACTTCGCAATTTTGATGTCACTCATCGGTAGCTTTACGGGGACAATGCTGTCGTTCGTTTGGCCGTGTTTTTTCCATTTGCGACTAAAGTGGTACAGGCTGCGGTGGTACGAGAAAGCGGCTGATGTTGTGATCATTTTAATAGGATTTATTTTCGGTGGCATTGGCATATTTTACTCGGCGCATGCGCTTTCCCGGGCGATAAAGGGTCTCCCAGTAGATCCACAAAACTCTCCAATTCCGGTGGCGCCAAAGATTGTAAAACCGCTACCATAG
- the LOC127862808 gene encoding uncharacterized protein LOC127862808 has translation MSDYYGTDMYTALSERMSSALDDAGINMDIVMKRRQTFMLKEMCDEIMAKLLKQSGGQFYFGSQSEGTTTPGLQSDKDMLRYYSMCHVILDLNQWVPGKITFMMLKDPDLPPQQFILQVMKRFSPEPETRLINDMVERDSRGRILLKTERWRDIAKEFFASTFKSLHIAGPSISWSNELDFVNALGVTKLLPEVNEWICRHRPGHWPTQELLEDAKTCMCFLVPVGHPFSDTKHIEWRLSPNLIERKLMFSLNIVQIKCYVFLKMIKKSLFYNVVEDGITSFHCKTILFYTLERTHAHLWQDCNLAFLVKLCLHTLQRCLKHGVCPHYIIGGVNLFDSKLSVSQRRKMYVFVSSLLKNNLQGFTKIQVDNIGLKLSSNKTDHATLHSYDLRPSILHKCICRKLEFDNIRDLHSSVHKLFEILESSNDNFFTYFRRFQQELHYLYLNENALQQKVTEEMSKSLFSYQASFIAAMCIRKRTPLFEHVLDTFKYSIKTDVASNHLKLASILYCCGHLHSASFLLRHVERCFKEQRLRTICPCDKLRKIDSDLQSFRVAPGEEYSLNENNTVLCVHFLKQEAYCVPPILLYEMNKTGIESEINEEFAVQRDWTGIVCIDAPVLLHYMQFLTYGGLGDLPRQMSACLALEDYITQNPYDLYHVDTAINLMGHCVEISGDLNGAMFLYSISLRQKPKNNAAHWHMRRLTNISQHANILRMLNSLNPLDANEYGHSQKCRTVGPDRRF, from the exons ATG AGTGATTATTATGGTACCGACATGTACACCGCCTTGTCTGAGCGAATGTCCTCAGCTCTGGACGATGCTGGTATAAACATGGATATTGTCATGAAAAGAAGGCAAACATTCATGCTTAAAGAAATGTGTGACGAAATAATGGCAAAGCTTCTAAAACAATCAGGAGGTCAGTTTTACTTTGGCAGTCAGTCGGAAGGGACAACGACACCCGGGCTTCAGTCCGACAAAGACATGCTCAGATATTATTCAATGTGTCATGTGATTTTGGATTTGAATCAGTGGGTGCCTggaaaaataacatttatgatGTTGAAGGACCCTGATTTACCCCCTCAGCAGTTCATTCTCCAAGTAATGAAACGATTTTCACCAGAACCAGAGACACGGTTAATAAACGATATGGTCGAGCGCGACTCGAGAGGCAgaatattattaaaaacagaAAGATGGCGggatattgcaaaagaatttttTGCATCAACTTTTAAAAGTTTACATATTGCCGGTCCTTCTATTAGTTGGTCTAACGAACTTGACTTTGTGAATGCATTGGGCGTAACAAAATTGCTTCCAGAAGTCAATGAATGGATATGTAGACATAGACCTGGTCATTGGCCAACACAAGAACTGTTGGAAGATGCGAAAACCTGCATGTGCTTTCTAGTACCGGTTGGACATCCGTTCAGCGATACAAAACACATAGAATGGAGACTTTCACCGAACCTAATCGAGAGAAAACTCATGTTTAGTTTGAATATCGTTCAAATCAAATGCTATGTCTTCTTGAAAATGATAAAGAAATCTCTTTTCTATAATGTGGTTGAAGATGGAATTACGAGTTTTCACTGCAAAACTATACTATTTTATACTCTTGAACGAACGCATGCGCATTTATGGCAAGACTGCAATTTAGCGTTTTTAGTTAAACTTTGTTTACACACTTTGCAGAGATGTCTTAAACATGGCGTTTGTCCTCATTATATAATAGGTGgtgttaatttatttgacagcAAATTGTCAGTTTCTCAACGCCGcaaaatgtatgtgtttgtttcgTCCCTTTTGAAAAACAATCTACAAGGATTTACAAAAATACAGGTAGATAATATAGGATTGAAGTTAAGTTCCAATAAAACTGATCATGCTACTCTACATAGTTATGATCTTCGTCCTTCGATTCTACATAAGTGCATTTGTAGAAAACTAGAGTTTGACAACATTAGGGATCTACATTCCAGTGTTCAtaaactatttgaaattttggAAAGTTCTAACGATAATTTTTTCACTTATTTTCGTCGTTTCCAACAGGAGTTGCATTATTTGTACCTAAATGAAAATGCTTTACAACAGAAGGTAACTGAAGAAATGTCAAAATCGTTATTTTCTTATCAAGCGTCCTTTATTGCAGCGATGTGCATTCGAAAACGTACTCCACTCTTTGAACATGTGCTCGACACCTTTAAATACTCAATCAAAACGGACGTAGCGTCAAACCATCTAAAGCTGGCATCAATATTGTATTGCTGTGGTCATTTACATTCGGCATCATTTCTTCTTCGCCACGTGGAAAGGTGTTTTAAGGAGCAACGACTACGAACAATATGCCCGTGTGACAAGTTGAGGAAAATAGACAGCGATTTACAAAGCTTTAGAGTTGCCCCTGGTGAAGAATATTCTCTGAATGAAAATAATacggtattgtgtgtgcattttcTTAAACAAGAAGCATACTGCGTTCCCCCGATTTTACTTTATGAAATGAACAAAACCGGAATAGAATCTGAAATCAATGAGGAGTTTGCTGTACAAAGAGATTGGACCGGAATTGTCTGTATAGACGCTCCTGTTTTACTGCATTATATGCAGTTTCTCACATACGGTGGACTTGGCGACCTTCCTCGCCAAATGTCTGCATGTTTAGCATTGGAGGATTACATAACACAGAATCCTTACGACTTATACCATGTTGACACTGCAATTAATTTGATGGGTCATTGTGTAGAAATTAGTGGTGATCTAAATGGAGCTATGTTTTTGTACTCAATTTCTCTACGACAAAAACCTAAAAACAATGCTGCTCACTGGCACATGAGAAGACTTACGAATATATCACAGCATGCCAATATACTGAGGATGTTAAATAGTTTGAATCCTTTAGACGCAAATGAATACGgacattcccaaaagtgccgGACCGTCGGACCTGACAGACGTTTTTAA